The window GGAGGTCGTCCAGGACGCCCTGGAGCGCCGGGTCAAGGCCACGGGCCGGGAATCGCTGGACGTCCTCGACACCGGCGGCGGCAGCGGCAACTTCGCGGTGCCCGCCGCCCGCCTCGGCCACCGGGTCACCGTCGTCGACCCCAGCCCCAACGCGCTGTTCGCCCTGGAGCGCCGCGCCGCCGAGGCCGGCGTCGCCGACCGGGTCAAGGGCGTGCAGGGCGACGCCCACGGCCTCTTCGACGTGGCGGAGCGCGGCGGCTACGACGTGGTGCTGTGCCACGGCGTCCTGGAGTACATGGACGATCCCGCCGAGGGCGTCCGCAACGCGGTGGCCGCCCTGCGCCCGGAGGGCGTCCTGAGCCTGCTCGCCGCCGGTCTCGGGGGTGCCGTGCTCGCCCGCGCCCTCGCAGGTCACTTCAAGGAGGCCAAGCAGGCCCTCGACGACCCGAACGGCCGATGGGGCACGGGTGACCCCGTGCCGCGCCGCTTCACCGCCGAGCAGCTCACGGACCTCGTGGAGGGCGCGGGCCTGCGGGTCGGGGCCGTGC of the Streptomyces koelreuteriae genome contains:
- a CDS encoding methyltransferase: MSDPMRPPVSPHHAEPASSRSGPSRSRASLRTAVVWEVVQDALERRVKATGRESLDVLDTGGGSGNFAVPAARLGHRVTVVDPSPNALFALERRAAEAGVADRVKGVQGDAHGLFDVAERGGYDVVLCHGVLEYMDDPAEGVRNAVAALRPEGVLSLLAAGLGGAVLARALAGHFKEAKQALDDPNGRWGTGDPVPRRFTAEQLTDLVEGAGLRVGAVHGVRVFADLVPGVLVDTEPGALEALLKLEEAAAELSAFHSVATQLHVLGETAGAAGTGGAGETGEAAGA